A single genomic interval of Streptomyces sp. BA2 harbors:
- a CDS encoding cytochrome P450 family protein, producing the protein MQAPALADLAPEGHDLAIDPYPLYAALRAESPVHRVSVPGSGEAWLVLARDAARVALTDPRLRNDIRYSSSWQTDGGHAIGRNMLQSDPPQHTRLRRLVAGRFTHGRIAELRPRIEAVADDLLAALPPQGTADLVSQYALPLPVAVICDLLGVPTADRALFHTWSNELVMPTSEEAAASAGTALTGYLTELIDRKSKDPDGTLLSDLALLGDPALLGDPAAEAAPPEPGGLTAEELLGMAFLILVAGHETTVDLISGTLHALLAHPDQLALLRADPGLTGGAVEESLRYNSPVHASAFRFAAEPLDLAGTRIAAGDTVQVSLAAASRDPLHFPEPDRFDIRRRAQGHLGFGHGLHHCLGAPLARAEAEIAVRRLLAQRPGLAFAADPAALTWRTSALLRGLRELPLSLGPFG; encoded by the coding sequence ATGCAAGCCCCCGCCCTGGCGGACCTGGCCCCCGAAGGCCATGACCTGGCGATCGACCCGTACCCCCTCTACGCGGCCCTCCGCGCCGAGAGCCCCGTGCACCGCGTCAGCGTCCCTGGCAGCGGGGAGGCCTGGCTGGTTCTTGCTCGTGACGCGGCCCGGGTCGCGTTGACCGATCCCCGGCTGCGCAACGACATCCGGTACTCGTCCTCCTGGCAGACCGACGGCGGTCACGCCATCGGCCGCAACATGCTCCAGAGCGACCCCCCGCAGCACACCCGGCTGCGTCGGCTTGTGGCAGGACGCTTCACGCACGGGCGGATCGCCGAGCTGCGGCCGAGGATCGAAGCCGTCGCCGACGACCTGCTCGCCGCACTCCCACCGCAGGGCACGGCAGACCTCGTGAGCCAGTACGCGCTGCCGCTGCCCGTGGCGGTGATCTGCGACCTCCTCGGCGTCCCCACGGCGGACCGGGCCCTCTTCCACACCTGGTCGAACGAGCTGGTCATGCCCACATCGGAGGAAGCCGCGGCTTCGGCGGGCACCGCGCTCACCGGCTACCTCACCGAGCTGATCGACCGTAAGAGCAAGGACCCCGACGGCACCCTGCTCAGCGATCTCGCCCTGCTCGGCGACCCCGCCCTGCTCGGCGACCCCGCCGCGGAGGCAGCCCCGCCGGAACCCGGCGGCCTCACCGCCGAGGAACTCCTCGGCATGGCCTTCCTCATCCTCGTCGCGGGCCACGAGACGACGGTCGACCTCATCTCCGGAACGCTCCACGCCCTGCTCGCCCACCCCGACCAGCTGGCCCTGCTGCGCGCCGACCCCGGGCTGACCGGCGGCGCCGTCGAGGAGTCGCTGCGCTACAACTCCCCCGTCCACGCCTCCGCGTTCCGCTTCGCTGCCGAGCCCCTGGACCTGGCGGGCACCCGCATAGCCGCCGGTGACACCGTCCAGGTCTCCCTCGCCGCGGCCTCCCGCGATCCCCTGCACTTCCCCGAGCCCGACCGCTTCGACATCAGGCGCCGCGCGCAGGGGCACCTCGGGTTCGGCCACGGCCTGCACCACTGCCTCGGCGCCCCGCTCGCCCGCGCCGAGGCCGAGATCGCCGTGCGCCGCCTCCTCGCCCAACGCCCCGGACTCGCCTTCGCCGCCGATCCCGCCGCACTCACCTGGCGAACCAGCGCACTGCTACGGGGGCTGAGGGAACTGCCGCTGTCCTTGGGGCCCTTCGGATGA
- a CDS encoding patatin-like phospholipase family protein gives MNGHGSGNGNGTALVLGGGGPVGGAWMTGVLAGLADAGIDLGRADVVIGTSAGAIFGSRLASGEPARELYERQLAGADRVDLEVSVPQTLRFLWAALGSRDPERSVRRLGRAALAARTRPEAEVFDTVGGLLRGARAWPEQALRITSVDAVTGAVETFDAGSEVSLAEAVAASCAVPLVWPPVTVAGRRWIDGGSRSTTNIHLARGYRRVLAVSPIPSAVGPHPGAQEQAAQLAAEGTDITLVAPDPAARRAMGRNMTADARRHPAARAGHHQATTLAPTLTAF, from the coding sequence ATGAACGGGCACGGGAGCGGGAACGGGAACGGGACGGCGCTGGTGCTCGGCGGCGGAGGGCCGGTCGGCGGCGCGTGGATGACCGGCGTCCTGGCCGGCCTCGCGGACGCCGGCATCGATCTCGGCCGGGCCGACGTCGTCATCGGCACCTCGGCGGGCGCGATCTTCGGCTCCCGGCTCGCGAGCGGGGAACCGGCGCGGGAGCTGTACGAGCGCCAGCTCGCCGGAGCGGACCGGGTGGACCTGGAGGTCTCCGTACCGCAGACGCTCCGCTTCCTGTGGGCAGCGCTCGGCTCCCGTGACCCCGAGCGCTCCGTGCGGCGCCTGGGCCGCGCCGCCCTCGCCGCGCGCACCAGGCCCGAGGCCGAGGTGTTCGACACCGTGGGAGGCCTGCTCCGCGGGGCGCGGGCCTGGCCCGAGCAGGCGCTGCGGATCACTTCGGTCGATGCCGTGACCGGAGCCGTGGAGACGTTCGACGCAGGCTCCGAGGTCTCTCTCGCCGAGGCCGTCGCCGCCAGCTGTGCGGTGCCCCTGGTGTGGCCGCCGGTCACGGTCGCGGGCCGCCGCTGGATCGACGGCGGCAGCCGCTCCACCACCAACATCCACTTGGCCCGCGGTTACCGGCGCGTCCTTGCCGTCTCCCCGATCCCCTCCGCCGTCGGACCGCACCCCGGCGCGCAGGAGCAGGCGGCCCAACTCGCCGCGGAGGGTACCGACATCACGCTCGTCGCCCCGGACCCCGCGGCCCGCCGCGCCATGGGCCGCAACATGACCGCCGACGCCCGACGCCACCCCGCCGCCCGAGCAGGCCACCACCAGGCCACCACACTCGCGCCCACACTGACCGCCTTCTGA
- a CDS encoding TetR/AcrR family transcriptional regulator produces MTGDSPRATPPRRRDARRNWDLLVDAAREVFAEQGLEAPLDVIARRAGVGNATLYRNFPTRAALVDAVFHDLLTGTMAAGDQARTAPDAWAALNEYLRAVFVTLAADRGTNDLMTTRLEGVDALRAVHAHNRETMDILLSRGRAQGTVRADATTEDVLFALAALGRAIPALTTATTPDAWRRPLTLLLDGLRAAPATTPLPDAALTAGQLGEVLGELGRKR; encoded by the coding sequence ATGACCGGCGATTCGCCCCGCGCGACGCCCCCACGGCGCCGCGACGCGCGACGCAACTGGGACCTCTTGGTGGACGCCGCCCGCGAGGTGTTCGCGGAGCAGGGCCTTGAGGCGCCGCTGGACGTGATCGCCCGCCGGGCAGGCGTGGGGAACGCGACGCTCTACCGGAACTTCCCCACCCGCGCCGCCCTCGTCGACGCCGTCTTCCACGACCTCCTGACGGGCACGATGGCCGCGGGCGATCAGGCCCGGACGGCCCCGGACGCCTGGGCGGCGCTGAACGAATACCTCCGGGCCGTCTTCGTCACGCTGGCCGCCGACCGAGGAACCAACGACCTCATGACCACCCGCCTGGAGGGCGTGGACGCGCTGCGGGCCGTGCACGCCCACAACCGCGAGACGATGGACATCCTGCTGAGCCGCGGCCGAGCCCAGGGCACGGTCCGCGCCGACGCGACCACCGAGGACGTCCTGTTCGCACTGGCCGCCCTGGGCCGCGCCATCCCTGCCCTGACCACGGCGACCACCCCCGACGCCTGGCGCCGCCCCCTGACCCTGCTCCTGGACGGCCTGCGCGCCGCGCCGGCCACGACACCGCTCCCCGATGCCGCCCTGACCGCCGGCCAACTCGGCGAAGTCCTGGGAGAGTTGGGCCGAAAGCGCTAG
- the dcd gene encoding dCTP deaminase — protein MLLSDKDIRAEIDAGRVRIDPYDESMVQPSSIDVRLDRYFRVFENHRYPHIDPSVEQADLTRLVEPEGDEPFILHPGEFVLASTYEIISLPDDLASRLEGKSSLGRLGLVTHSTAGFIDPGFSGHVTLELSNLATLPIKLWPGMKIGQLCMFRLTSPAESPYGSERYGSRYQGQRGPTASRSFLNFHRTQV, from the coding sequence GTGCTTCTCTCAGACAAGGACATCCGGGCCGAGATCGACGCCGGACGAGTACGGATTGATCCGTACGACGAATCCATGGTGCAGCCCTCAAGCATCGACGTGCGGCTCGACCGCTACTTCCGGGTGTTCGAGAATCACCGCTACCCACACATCGACCCCTCCGTCGAGCAGGCCGACCTGACGCGGCTCGTCGAGCCCGAGGGCGATGAGCCGTTCATCCTGCACCCCGGCGAGTTCGTGCTGGCCTCGACGTACGAGATCATCAGCCTGCCCGACGACCTCGCGAGCAGGCTCGAGGGGAAGTCCAGCCTGGGGCGGCTCGGGCTTGTGACACATTCCACGGCCGGGTTCATCGACCCCGGCTTCTCCGGGCACGTGACGCTGGAGCTCTCCAACCTCGCGACGCTGCCCATCAAGCTCTGGCCCGGCATGAAGATCGGCCAGCTGTGCATGTTCCGGCTGACCTCGCCCGCCGAGTCGCCCTACGGGTCGGAGCGGTACGGGTCGCGTTACCAAGGGCAGCGCGGGCCGACCGCCTCCCGTTCCTTCCTCAATTTCCATCGGACCCAGGTGTGA
- a CDS encoding phosphoribosyltransferase family protein, which yields MSDVRENLTYEKFGDAVRELAQTIADDGYRPDIIISIARGGVFVAGGLAYALDCKNIHLVNVEFYTGVGTTLEMPVMLAPVPNVIDFTDKKVLIADDVADTGKTLKLVHDFCLDHVAEVRSAVIYEKSQSLVKCEYVWKRTDDWINFPWSVEAPVVRRAGQVLDA from the coding sequence GTGAGTGACGTGCGCGAGAACCTTACGTACGAGAAGTTCGGCGACGCGGTGCGTGAGCTCGCGCAGACCATCGCCGACGACGGGTACCGGCCCGACATCATCATCTCCATCGCCCGCGGTGGCGTCTTCGTCGCGGGCGGTCTCGCGTACGCGCTCGACTGCAAGAACATCCACCTGGTCAACGTGGAGTTCTACACGGGGGTCGGGACGACCCTGGAAATGCCCGTCATGCTGGCGCCCGTGCCCAATGTCATCGACTTCACGGACAAGAAGGTGCTCATCGCCGACGATGTCGCCGACACCGGGAAGACGCTGAAGCTCGTGCACGACTTCTGCCTCGATCACGTGGCCGAGGTGCGCAGCGCGGTGATCTACGAGAAGTCGCAGTCGCTCGTGAAGTGCGAGTACGTGTGGAAGCGCACCGACGACTGGATCAACTTCCCCTGGAGTGTCGAGGCGCCCGTCGTGCGGCGTGCCGGGCAGGTTCTGGACGCCTGA
- a CDS encoding YIP1 family protein, which produces MAGFRIGRGRDNRTPQARPQQRPRQEPYGQQAPQGQQPPYGYPQPPSQQYGGQQPPYGQGQGQGRQGRQGGYGGQQWPQAGGNHGEPEYFGGQGDPGQGGHGGQGGFDPYAANNPGHTQAFSIGEDPYNQGDTYRAGQAPAPVGPRLHWKDLLRGIVLRPGPTFLQMRDYAMWAPAVIVTFLYGLLAIFGFDGAREDAISATLSTAVPYVLTTAVAITISAFILGVVTHTLARQLGGDGAWQPTVGLSMLIMSITDAPRVVVAMFLGGGQPFVQLLGWVTWIAAGALLTAMVSKSHDLPWPKALGAASIQLLALLAIIKLGTF; this is translated from the coding sequence GTGGCTGGATTCAGGATCGGACGCGGCCGGGACAACCGCACCCCGCAAGCGCGACCCCAACAACGACCGCGGCAGGAGCCGTACGGGCAGCAGGCCCCCCAGGGCCAGCAGCCTCCGTACGGCTACCCTCAGCCGCCCTCGCAGCAGTACGGCGGGCAGCAGCCCCCGTACGGCCAGGGCCAGGGCCAGGGCCGCCAAGGCCGCCAGGGCGGATACGGCGGGCAGCAATGGCCGCAGGCGGGCGGCAACCACGGCGAGCCGGAGTACTTCGGCGGTCAGGGAGACCCGGGGCAGGGGGGCCACGGCGGCCAGGGCGGCTTCGATCCGTACGCCGCCAACAACCCCGGTCACACCCAGGCCTTCTCCATAGGCGAGGACCCGTACAACCAGGGCGACACCTACCGCGCGGGCCAGGCCCCCGCCCCGGTGGGACCCCGCCTGCACTGGAAGGACCTCCTGCGCGGCATCGTGCTGCGCCCGGGACCGACGTTCCTCCAGATGCGGGACTACGCGATGTGGGCCCCGGCCGTCATCGTGACGTTCCTCTACGGCCTCCTCGCGATCTTCGGCTTCGACGGCGCCCGCGAGGACGCCATCAGCGCCACGCTCTCCACGGCCGTCCCGTACGTCCTGACGACGGCCGTCGCGATCACGATCAGTGCCTTCATCCTGGGCGTGGTCACGCACACCCTCGCCCGCCAGCTCGGCGGCGACGGTGCCTGGCAGCCGACGGTCGGCCTCTCGATGCTGATCATGTCCATCACGGACGCACCCCGCGTGGTCGTCGCGATGTTCCTCGGCGGCGGCCAGCCCTTCGTCCAGCTGCTCGGCTGGGTGACCTGGATCGCCGCGGGCGCGCTGCTCACGGCGATGGTGAGCAAGTCGCACGACCTGCCGTGGCCGAAGGCGCTCGGCGCGGCGTCGATCCAGCTGCTCGCACTGCTGGCGATCATCAAGCTGGGCACGTTCTAG
- a CDS encoding FG-GAP repeat protein, whose translation MPLRARTRSRTARSLAVTASATALAATGLTLPLAATATAAPGPAPLSADFNGDGYDDLFVGVPSGTVDGKAKAGYVSVVFGGEYGPGPHSVRRITQATVEVPGTPESGDRFGGSVVAAHVDDDKYADLVIGAPGEDIDAKTDAGSVTVLYGTGDGFALANTAARGAKSGDVYGNSLAAADFTGDTDVDLAIGGKDQVVANFNPLAADTRPVMADRMGGRAPVLTTGDFDTDGLPDLALGYYTQNQPYTQSHIRLYGWNKDEGSMANFWNNSNGAANALASGDFNGDNYDDLALGNCRENADENIDDPCGPEELTKGGGIHIRFGGPNGSFGWEQQTFNQDTAGMPGVAETGDGFGDALAVADIDADGHDDLIAGAPGEAIGSAAKAGSVTVLKGGEMGLLDPAGAANAGTAAYQQNSPGILGVAQAGDLFGGALAFGDHNGDGVPDLSVAAPGENSAAGGVWDLPGAKAGGSVVTPNSLGLPASSDPLAYGAVLGK comes from the coding sequence ATGCCCCTGCGCGCACGCACCCGTAGCCGTACCGCACGTTCCCTCGCCGTCACCGCCTCCGCGACCGCCCTGGCCGCCACCGGCCTCACCCTCCCCCTCGCGGCCACCGCCACCGCCGCGCCCGGCCCCGCCCCGCTCTCCGCCGACTTCAACGGAGACGGATACGACGACCTCTTCGTCGGCGTGCCCAGTGGCACCGTCGACGGCAAGGCCAAGGCCGGGTACGTGAGCGTCGTGTTCGGTGGGGAGTACGGGCCGGGGCCGCACAGTGTGCGGCGGATCACTCAGGCCACCGTCGAGGTGCCCGGCACCCCGGAGAGCGGTGACCGGTTCGGGGGGTCCGTCGTGGCCGCGCATGTGGACGACGACAAGTACGCCGACCTCGTCATCGGCGCTCCCGGCGAGGACATCGACGCCAAGACCGACGCCGGTTCCGTCACCGTCCTGTACGGCACGGGCGACGGCTTCGCCCTCGCCAACACCGCCGCCCGGGGCGCGAAGTCCGGCGACGTGTACGGGAACTCCCTCGCCGCCGCCGACTTCACCGGTGACACGGACGTCGACCTCGCGATCGGCGGCAAGGACCAGGTCGTCGCCAACTTCAACCCGCTCGCCGCCGACACCCGGCCCGTCATGGCCGACCGCATGGGCGGCCGGGCCCCGGTCCTGACGACCGGCGACTTCGACACCGACGGGCTTCCCGACCTCGCCCTCGGCTACTACACGCAGAACCAGCCCTACACCCAGTCCCACATCCGCCTCTACGGCTGGAACAAGGACGAGGGCTCCATGGCCAACTTCTGGAACAATTCCAACGGCGCCGCGAACGCCCTCGCGTCCGGCGACTTCAACGGCGACAACTACGACGACCTCGCCCTCGGCAACTGCCGCGAGAACGCCGACGAGAACATCGACGACCCCTGCGGCCCCGAGGAGCTCACCAAGGGCGGCGGCATCCACATCCGCTTCGGCGGACCCAACGGCAGCTTCGGCTGGGAGCAGCAGACCTTCAACCAGGACACCGCGGGCATGCCCGGCGTCGCCGAGACCGGTGACGGCTTCGGCGACGCGCTCGCCGTGGCCGACATCGACGCCGACGGCCACGACGACCTGATCGCGGGCGCCCCCGGCGAGGCCATCGGCAGCGCGGCGAAGGCGGGCAGCGTCACCGTCCTCAAGGGCGGCGAGATGGGCCTGCTCGACCCGGCGGGCGCGGCGAACGCGGGAACGGCCGCGTACCAGCAGAACTCCCCCGGCATCCTGGGCGTCGCCCAGGCGGGCGACCTCTTCGGCGGGGCCCTCGCCTTCGGTGATCACAACGGCGACGGCGTCCCGGACCTGTCCGTCGCCGCGCCCGGCGAGAACTCCGCCGCCGGCGGAGTGTGGGACCTGCCCGGCGCCAAGGCCGGCGGCTCGGTCGTCACCCCGAACTCCCTCGGCCTGCCCGCCTCTTCCGACCCGCTGGCGTACGGAGCGGTGCTCGGGAAGTAG
- a CDS encoding FG-GAP repeat protein, with amino-acid sequence MRIRTFVLAASLATTGLLGLPGGAASAAPAPFADDFNGDGYRDTAVAAPDATVSGKESAGAVIVFYGSANGISAGRRQTVSQSSAGVPGAAETNDRFGESLATGDLDLDGYADLLIGTPREDLDADRDAGSLTVVWGGASGLGAGATVKPSAVPDKGCAFAEALTTGDTDDNGAADIAVGSRCSAQYFQGPFTRQGVPLSRGKDRQLGTTRAAVTGNLDGDRTAERVMLPGLSEGDGGTVLLDDWTQGQYKRTDLTRADGTVGAVGDVNGDGYGDLVLGDDMDPEADRPDAHLGGEISVWYGGPTGINADQTPTRINQDTAGVPGTGERSDRFGFSVSSADTDNDGFSDVVVGAPGETVDGKDFAGSATVLLGSAHGLTGSGARAIHENTQGVPGAVEADDTFGSVVDLVDRNGDGKADLSVGVPGENGTGCTWNTRGTSVTRSFYLCADKLGVTGDSAAFGSVISR; translated from the coding sequence GTGCGCATACGCACCTTCGTCCTGGCCGCATCCCTGGCGACCACCGGCCTGCTCGGCCTCCCTGGCGGAGCGGCCTCGGCCGCGCCTGCCCCGTTCGCCGACGACTTCAATGGCGACGGCTACCGCGACACCGCCGTCGCCGCCCCCGATGCCACCGTCTCCGGCAAGGAATCCGCCGGCGCAGTCATCGTGTTCTACGGTTCGGCGAACGGCATCAGCGCCGGCCGCCGCCAGACCGTCTCCCAGTCGAGCGCCGGGGTTCCGGGCGCCGCCGAGACCAACGACAGGTTCGGCGAGTCGCTCGCGACCGGTGACCTCGACCTCGACGGCTACGCGGATCTGCTCATCGGCACCCCACGCGAGGACCTGGACGCCGATCGCGACGCGGGCAGCCTCACTGTCGTCTGGGGCGGCGCCTCCGGACTCGGCGCCGGAGCCACGGTCAAACCGTCGGCCGTACCGGACAAGGGGTGCGCCTTCGCGGAAGCCCTGACCACCGGGGACACCGATGACAACGGTGCGGCGGACATCGCAGTGGGCTCCCGCTGCAGCGCCCAGTACTTCCAGGGGCCGTTCACCCGCCAGGGTGTTCCCCTCTCGCGCGGGAAGGACCGTCAGCTCGGCACCACGCGCGCCGCGGTGACGGGCAATCTCGACGGCGACAGGACAGCGGAACGCGTCATGCTGCCCGGGCTGTCCGAGGGCGACGGTGGCACTGTCCTCCTCGACGACTGGACACAGGGTCAGTACAAGCGAACCGACTTGACGCGCGCGGACGGCACGGTCGGCGCCGTAGGTGACGTCAACGGCGACGGATACGGCGACCTGGTCCTCGGCGACGACATGGACCCGGAGGCGGACCGGCCCGACGCCCATCTCGGTGGAGAGATCTCCGTCTGGTACGGCGGGCCCACCGGCATCAATGCCGACCAGACTCCGACCCGGATCAACCAGGACACCGCCGGTGTCCCCGGCACGGGCGAGCGCAGTGACCGGTTCGGTTTCTCGGTCAGCAGCGCGGACACCGACAACGACGGATTCAGTGACGTCGTCGTGGGGGCCCCGGGAGAGACCGTCGACGGCAAGGACTTCGCGGGTTCGGCGACGGTCCTGCTCGGTTCCGCGCACGGGCTGACCGGCTCAGGGGCGCGAGCGATCCACGAGAACACCCAGGGGGTGCCGGGGGCCGTCGAGGCCGACGACACCTTCGGCTCGGTGGTCGATCTCGTGGACAGGAACGGCGACGGCAAGGCGGACCTCAGCGTCGGTGTGCCCGGCGAGAACGGCACCGGCTGCACCTGGAACACCCGTGGCACCTCCGTCACCCGCTCCTTCTATCTCTGCGCCGACAAGCTGGGCGTGACGGGCGACTCCGCCGCATTCGGATCGGTCATCTCCCGCTGA
- a CDS encoding FG-GAP repeat protein, whose product MPKHKRTTSHRPGRLAVATAAAAALTGGLLTLSATSASAAPAATQPDDADFNGDGAADLATSAPHANVGGKDKAGQVVVTYGGAEQRHATFSQNSAGVPGTAETGDVFGADTAYGDFNSDGYDDLAVGAIGEDVGTDVDGGTVQVLWGSPGGLSGGATVKDPRPTKHDRFGGPLQAGDFDGDGKDDLAVGAASGAATIDILDGGISRTGATGGHYTVLPPIHSGEGAGPFNLHSGDVNGDGKDDLIVDGYSTADDYNANLWLPGSANGVTTNGVQRLPAGYITDVGDTDGDGYGDVIIGLTWDEGIDGANKGGTVYVVKGNANGPYGESQAITQDSAGIPGGGETGDSFGSELDLGDINGDGHLDLVVSSPGEDLEGVADAGSVTVIYGAADGSGLSTQGAALYSQNTPGVPNSNEKNDYFGSDVHIDDLNADGRGDVSVGAQGENGANGAFYTLDALPDGTLAGTSGAYTSTVGISATGTPRLGTNFAD is encoded by the coding sequence GTGCCCAAGCACAAGCGCACCACCTCTCACAGACCCGGCCGCCTGGCCGTGGCGACAGCCGCCGCCGCGGCCCTCACAGGCGGACTTCTCACCCTCTCGGCGACCTCCGCGTCCGCGGCCCCCGCGGCCACGCAACCGGACGACGCCGACTTCAACGGCGACGGCGCGGCCGACCTCGCCACGTCCGCCCCGCACGCCAACGTGGGCGGCAAGGACAAGGCGGGCCAGGTGGTCGTCACGTACGGCGGTGCCGAGCAGCGCCACGCCACCTTCAGCCAGAACAGCGCGGGCGTCCCCGGCACCGCGGAGACCGGCGACGTCTTCGGCGCCGACACCGCGTACGGGGACTTCAACAGCGACGGCTACGACGACCTCGCCGTGGGCGCCATCGGCGAGGACGTCGGCACGGATGTCGACGGCGGCACCGTCCAGGTCCTGTGGGGCTCCCCCGGTGGCCTGTCCGGCGGCGCCACCGTCAAGGACCCGCGCCCCACCAAGCACGACCGGTTCGGCGGCCCCCTCCAGGCGGGTGACTTCGACGGCGACGGCAAGGACGACCTCGCCGTCGGAGCCGCGTCGGGCGCCGCCACCATCGACATCCTCGACGGCGGCATCTCCCGCACCGGCGCCACCGGCGGCCACTACACCGTGCTGCCGCCCATCCACAGCGGCGAAGGCGCGGGCCCCTTCAACCTGCACTCCGGGGACGTCAACGGCGACGGCAAGGACGACCTGATCGTCGACGGCTACTCCACCGCCGACGACTACAACGCCAACCTCTGGCTGCCCGGCAGCGCGAACGGCGTCACCACGAACGGCGTCCAGCGCTTGCCCGCCGGCTACATCACCGACGTGGGCGACACGGACGGCGACGGCTACGGCGACGTCATCATCGGCCTCACCTGGGACGAAGGCATCGACGGCGCCAACAAGGGCGGCACGGTGTACGTCGTGAAGGGCAACGCGAACGGCCCGTACGGCGAGAGCCAGGCCATCACGCAGGACTCTGCGGGCATCCCGGGCGGCGGCGAGACAGGCGACTCCTTCGGCTCGGAGCTCGACCTGGGCGACATCAACGGCGACGGCCACCTCGACCTCGTCGTGAGCTCCCCCGGCGAGGACCTGGAGGGTGTCGCCGACGCGGGCTCGGTCACCGTCATCTACGGCGCGGCGGACGGCTCCGGCCTCTCCACGCAGGGTGCGGCCCTGTACAGCCAGAACACCCCGGGCGTCCCCAACTCCAATGAGAAGAACGACTACTTCGGCTCGGACGTCCACATCGACGACCTGAACGCGGACGGCCGGGGCGATGTCTCCGTCGGCGCGCAGGGCGAGAACGGCGCCAACGGCGCGTTCTACACCCTGGACGCCCTCCCCGACGGCACCCTCGCGGGCACGTCCGGCGCCTACACCTCCACGGTCGGCATCTCGGCCACGGGCACACCACGCCTCGGCACCAACTTCGCCGACTGA
- a CDS encoding FG-GAP repeat protein, with amino-acid sequence MASTADHVRKPARNQILAAGALCAATVLGVAGLTAGGASAAEPAKPTADYNNDGYADLAVGVPGATVGGKAKAGYVNVVWGGASGLGKHGSTTVSQATAGVPGTVEAGDAFGTAVDSDDMNGDGYSDLVVGAPDEDNDAGLSAGTVAVVWGSASGFKGGFTAANGAVSDGSYGALLATGDFDKDGDKDIALNSHFDETSSVVVRPGPFTAGSPAAVERVEGWHFAGPVTMVAGDFDGDGGDDIAFSYHGMEVSGTTVKSRAASGEWKTTWDAADSTDTALAAGDFDGDGTQDLAVGNVQANPEADGTYCEDRLGGAILTVYGKQGSTLGGEFSCTSQSGPQVGGSAESGDNFGARLAALDSDQDGRDELIAGADAEAVGTAENAGTYWFLTSTGAGTRLAGPAFSQNSAGVAGTAEAGDRLGAAVTAGDYNGDGLPDFAVAAPGEDARSGGVWYARTPTDGPSPAVTSVTPGKLGLSGASGYGAVLSR; translated from the coding sequence GTGGCCTCAACGGCTGACCACGTGCGGAAGCCCGCGCGGAACCAGATCCTCGCGGCGGGCGCGCTCTGCGCCGCGACCGTGCTCGGCGTCGCGGGCCTGACCGCGGGCGGCGCGTCCGCCGCCGAGCCCGCCAAGCCGACGGCCGACTACAACAACGACGGTTACGCGGACCTCGCGGTCGGCGTGCCCGGCGCCACGGTCGGCGGCAAGGCCAAGGCCGGGTACGTGAACGTGGTCTGGGGCGGTGCGTCGGGCCTCGGCAAGCACGGCTCGACCACCGTCAGCCAGGCCACGGCGGGCGTGCCCGGCACGGTGGAGGCGGGCGACGCGTTCGGCACGGCCGTCGACTCGGACGACATGAACGGCGACGGCTACAGCGACCTGGTCGTCGGCGCGCCCGACGAGGACAACGACGCGGGCCTTTCCGCGGGCACCGTCGCCGTCGTGTGGGGCTCGGCGAGCGGCTTCAAGGGCGGCTTCACCGCGGCCAACGGAGCTGTCAGCGACGGGAGTTACGGGGCGCTCCTGGCGACCGGCGACTTCGACAAGGACGGCGACAAGGACATCGCCCTCAACTCCCATTTCGACGAGACCAGTTCGGTCGTGGTGCGTCCGGGCCCCTTCACCGCGGGCTCGCCCGCCGCTGTGGAGCGGGTCGAGGGCTGGCACTTCGCGGGACCGGTCACGATGGTCGCCGGTGACTTCGACGGGGACGGCGGTGATGACATCGCGTTCTCGTACCACGGCATGGAGGTCAGCGGTACGACGGTGAAGAGCCGCGCCGCGTCCGGCGAGTGGAAGACGACGTGGGACGCGGCCGACAGCACCGACACCGCGCTCGCCGCCGGTGACTTCGACGGGGACGGCACGCAGGACCTGGCGGTCGGCAACGTCCAGGCCAATCCGGAGGCGGACGGTACGTACTGCGAGGACCGCCTTGGCGGGGCGATCCTCACGGTCTACGGCAAGCAGGGCAGCACGCTCGGCGGCGAATTCTCGTGCACGTCGCAGAGCGGTCCGCAGGTCGGCGGCAGCGCGGAGTCCGGGGACAACTTCGGGGCGCGCCTCGCTGCCCTCGACTCCGACCAGGACGGCCGCGACGAGCTGATCGCAGGCGCCGACGCGGAGGCGGTGGGCACCGCCGAGAACGCGGGCACGTACTGGTTCCTCACATCGACCGGCGCGGGCACGCGTCTCGCGGGCCCCGCCTTCAGCCAGAACTCCGCGGGAGTCGCGGGCACGGCGGAGGCGGGCGACCGCCTCGGCGCGGCGGTCACCGCCGGTGACTACAACGGCGACGGCCTCCCGGACTTCGCCGTGGCCGCGCCCGGCGAGGACGCGAGGTCGGGCGGTGTCTGGTACGCCCGGACGCCCACGGACGGCCCGAGCCCTGCGGTGACGTCGGTGACTCCCGGGAAGCTGGGGCTCTCGGGCGCCAGTGGCTACGGGGCAGTGCTGAGCCGGTAG